One Glutamicibacter halophytocola DNA segment encodes these proteins:
- a CDS encoding FadR/GntR family transcriptional regulator: MPINPAPRAYQIVLQAIEEDLRTEKLSVGDQLPGERALAEQHGISRASVRDAIRILDVMGIIRTSTGSGPNSGAVIISNPAAGISQALRLHLAAKGINVREIVESRILLETWAAQMTPRDPIHAQQVIDRTAVLIMRMDDAQLSRESFHRIDAEFHVLLASMAGNAVVESMMESLRNSISDYVAASIPDDEAWQPVVKVLRRQHKAIHHAFATGQRERAAQLLEEHITWFYSQTR, from the coding sequence ATGCCAATTAACCCAGCTCCGCGTGCGTACCAGATCGTGCTTCAGGCCATTGAGGAAGATCTGCGTACCGAGAAGTTGTCCGTGGGGGACCAGCTTCCTGGCGAACGTGCGCTCGCGGAGCAGCATGGGATTTCCCGCGCTTCGGTGCGCGATGCCATCCGCATCCTCGACGTGATGGGCATTATCAGGACCTCCACTGGATCTGGGCCGAACTCCGGCGCCGTGATCATCTCCAATCCCGCGGCGGGAATTTCCCAGGCGCTGCGCCTGCATCTGGCGGCCAAGGGCATCAACGTCCGCGAGATCGTTGAATCGCGCATCCTGCTGGAAACCTGGGCAGCCCAGATGACGCCGCGCGACCCCATCCATGCCCAGCAGGTCATAGATCGGACCGCGGTGCTGATCATGCGCATGGATGATGCGCAGCTCTCGCGCGAATCCTTCCACCGCATTGATGCCGAATTCCACGTTTTGCTCGCATCCATGGCGGGCAACGCGGTGGTCGAATCCATGATGGAATCCCTGCGCAACTCGATCAGTGACTATGTTGCCGCGTCCATCCCGGACGACGAAGCCTGGCAACCGGTGGTCAAGGTGCTGCGCCGCCAGCACAAGGCCATCCACCATGCCTTTGCCACCGGCCAGCGCGAGCGCGCAGCCCAGCTGCTCGAAGAGCACATCACCTGGTTCTACTCGCAGACCCGCTAG
- a CDS encoding L-lactate permease → MFTPSTEPIAGSVAISALIALIPLVTFFVLLAVIKTKAHWAGLGSLAVAIIVAILGWKMPVAMALNSGAMGMVFGAFPIVWIVVMAIFLYQVTVKSGRFEDLRRVFDVIGGGDVRIQAVLIAFCFGGLLEALAGFGAPVAITATMLLALGLSPLRAACAVLIANTAPVAFGAVAIPITTAGALTGIPAHEIGAVVGHQSPLLALFVPTILVLILDGWRGVRQVLPATLVIGISFGLAQWLCSTYFSYELTDIVASLVGLAAAVILLRFWTPKGADEARARVLTAEAAAVPVQQGTKLHGANTWMALFPYLLVIVVFGLAKLWKLGVDIPAWLASTDIKFGWPGLHGQVVDASGKAVSSTMYTFSWLSSPGTLLLITGVIVAFVYSKYTGGGKYAMTFGEGLSEIGKTIYNMRFAALTILSVLGLAYVMNLSGQTITVGTWLAGAGGFFAFLSPILGWIGTAVTGSDTSANALFAKLQQTAGVNAGIDPHLLVAANTSGGVVGKLISPQNLAIAATSVKMEGQESVILKKVAGWSVGMLLVLCVLVYLQSTPVLSWMLP, encoded by the coding sequence GTGTTTACTCCCTCAACTGAACCGATAGCAGGAAGTGTTGCGATCTCTGCGCTGATCGCACTGATTCCTCTTGTCACCTTTTTTGTGCTGCTGGCAGTGATCAAAACCAAGGCCCACTGGGCCGGGTTGGGATCGCTGGCAGTGGCCATCATCGTCGCCATTCTCGGCTGGAAGATGCCGGTGGCCATGGCCCTGAACTCCGGGGCCATGGGCATGGTCTTTGGCGCTTTCCCGATCGTCTGGATCGTGGTGATGGCCATCTTCCTCTACCAGGTCACCGTCAAGTCCGGACGCTTTGAAGACCTGCGCCGGGTCTTCGACGTGATCGGCGGCGGCGATGTGCGCATCCAGGCCGTCTTGATCGCGTTCTGCTTTGGCGGACTGCTCGAAGCGCTGGCAGGATTCGGCGCCCCGGTCGCCATTACCGCGACCATGCTGCTGGCCCTGGGCCTCTCGCCGCTGCGTGCGGCCTGCGCCGTGCTGATTGCCAATACGGCACCGGTGGCCTTTGGCGCCGTGGCTATTCCGATCACCACCGCGGGAGCCCTGACCGGCATTCCGGCCCATGAAATCGGCGCCGTGGTTGGCCACCAGTCGCCGCTGCTGGCATTGTTTGTCCCGACCATCCTGGTGCTGATCCTCGATGGCTGGCGCGGCGTGCGCCAGGTGCTTCCAGCTACCCTGGTCATCGGCATTTCCTTCGGCCTGGCCCAGTGGCTGTGCTCCACCTACTTCTCCTACGAGCTGACCGACATCGTCGCATCGCTGGTCGGCCTGGCAGCGGCCGTGATCCTGTTGCGCTTCTGGACCCCGAAGGGCGCCGACGAAGCTCGGGCCCGCGTGCTGACCGCCGAAGCCGCCGCCGTGCCGGTGCAGCAAGGCACCAAGCTGCACGGCGCGAACACCTGGATGGCGCTGTTCCCGTACCTGCTGGTGATCGTGGTCTTCGGCCTGGCCAAGCTCTGGAAGCTGGGCGTCGACATCCCTGCCTGGCTGGCCAGCACCGACATCAAGTTCGGCTGGCCCGGCCTGCACGGGCAGGTGGTGGATGCCAGCGGCAAGGCGGTTTCCTCGACCATGTACACCTTCTCCTGGCTGTCTTCGCCGGGCACCTTGCTGCTGATCACCGGCGTGATCGTCGCCTTTGTGTACTCGAAGTACACCGGCGGCGGAAAGTACGCCATGACCTTCGGCGAGGGCTTGTCGGAGATCGGCAAGACCATCTACAACATGCGCTTCGCCGCGCTGACCATCCTCTCGGTCCTGGGGCTGGCCTACGTGATGAACCTGTCCGGCCAGACCATCACCGTGGGAACCTGGCTGGCCGGTGCCGGAGGGTTCTTCGCCTTCCTCTCGCCAATCCTGGGCTGGATCGGCACCGCGGTGACCGGATCGGATACCTCGGCCAACGCGCTGTTCGCCAAGCTTCAGCAGACCGCCGGCGTGAATGCCGGGATCGATCCGCATCTGCTGGTGGCGGCCAATACCTCCGGCGGCGTCGTCGGCAAGCTGATTTCCCCGCAGAACCTGGCCATTGCCGCAACCAGCGTGAAGATGGAAGGCCAGGAATCGGTGATCCTCAAGAAGGTCGCCGGCTGGTCGGTGGGCATGCTGCTGGTGCTGTGCGTCCTGGTCTACCTGCAGTCCACCCCGGTGCTTTCATGGATGCTTCCATAG
- a CDS encoding (Fe-S)-binding protein, which translates to MRIALFATCIVDAMYPETAKSTVRILERLGHEVIFPKAQACCGQMHMNSGYMPEALPVVENHINAFDTDDYDVAVAPSGSCVASIKHQHPYLAQRLGKPELKDRATAVGARTYELTQLLVDVLGISNAAEQLGSYFPETITYHPSCHGMRSLGLGDRQLDLLKTVGGITVNELPEADQCCGFGGTFSIKNADVSSAMLEDKVKNICSTGASACSGGDASCLMHIGGGLSRTGAKPKTLHLADILASTMEETVSL; encoded by the coding sequence ATGCGAATCGCCCTCTTTGCCACGTGCATAGTCGACGCCATGTACCCGGAAACGGCCAAGTCGACAGTGAGAATCCTGGAACGCTTGGGCCACGAGGTCATTTTCCCCAAGGCGCAAGCCTGCTGCGGGCAAATGCACATGAACTCCGGCTACATGCCAGAAGCACTGCCCGTTGTCGAAAACCACATCAACGCCTTCGACACCGACGACTACGACGTCGCGGTCGCCCCCTCCGGCTCCTGCGTCGCCTCCATCAAGCACCAGCACCCCTATTTGGCGCAGCGCCTGGGCAAGCCAGAACTCAAGGACCGGGCCACTGCTGTCGGTGCCCGCACCTACGAGCTGACCCAGCTGCTGGTGGACGTTCTGGGCATCAGCAACGCGGCCGAGCAGCTGGGCAGCTACTTCCCCGAAACCATCACCTACCATCCCTCCTGCCACGGCATGCGCTCGCTGGGCCTGGGCGACCGCCAGCTGGATCTGCTCAAGACCGTCGGCGGCATCACCGTCAACGAGCTTCCCGAAGCAGACCAGTGCTGCGGTTTCGGCGGCACCTTCTCGATCAAGAACGCAGACGTCTCCTCGGCCATGCTCGAAGACAAGGTCAAGAACATCTGCTCCACCGGCGCCTCGGCCTGCTCCGGCGGGGATGCCTCCTGCCTGATGCACATCGGCGGCGGCCTCTCGCGCACCGGCGCCAAGCCGAAAACCCTGCACCTGGCCGACATCCTGGCCAGCACCATGGAAGAGACGGTGTCACTGTGA